The following are encoded together in the Magnetospirillum gryphiswaldense MSR-1 v2 genome:
- a CDS encoding DUF4347 domain-containing protein, giving the protein MTSLPIASGHASRKRRPLIMALEPRIMFDGAAVADVAHATQDAVADMVVAATLPDTPPAIEVRAADQAQNQGRKEVAFIDSAVADIPTLVASLRAGVEVVTIEAGQDALAVMTEWAASHSGYDAIHLLSHGESAHLNLSGNDIGAADLADATTRAELATLGQALKPDGDILLYGCDVASGQAGQDFTVALADITGADVAASDDVTGAAYLGGDWELEVTSGSVESTTALTQAGTESYGHTLATFDFSTITNNSPTSIAQTNAGESRTATVTSTSALGVSTSVDLPGAPFKTGGLTGTVSELDSNPLVVTFNGAVNVTSLDVIVAFIPDALVGGTPAPVTMRATPSGGTGSAVDFAFADIQTTYTLTMSTNWTGITSISITRVDNGDSGSHKVCSGVDNIVFSATASGPAITSATYDASTNVLSVTGANLTNGGSIDETKLTLTGQGGATYTLTETGAITASSTTGFSITLNATDQLNVEGLLNKTGTTAVSGATYNLAGAADWHGTGNADTTGNAVTVSNVQTPTITSATYDASTGVMTFTGTNMVKASGANNDITVSKLRVGAGSPSYTLTSSDVEITSATSFSVTLNGTDRTAVDAILNKNGNDDSTGVGYIGQGQDDWNTVITNGDITDLITPVTVSNVAPRITSATYDASTNVLSVTGSGLTNGGSIDETKLTLTGQGGATYTLTETGAITASSTTGFSITLNATDAMNVEGLLNKAGTTAVDSTTFNLAGAADWHGTGNADLTGNGVTVSSVQTPTVSSATYDASNGSLVLTGTNMVKADGATNDITANKITLTGEGGATYTLTDTANVEITSATSATLTLSANDKAALNQIFNKTGTASTGGTTYNVAAADDWNTVITNGDISDTTGNAVTVSNPDTPTITSATYNAGTGALVVTGTGFLKLSGATNDIDVSKLTLTGEGGATYTLTTSSVEITSGTAFTVTLNATDLAGINQILNKAGTSSTGATTYNLAGAEDWAAGAAAAVTVADLTGNGITVSSPTTPTITSTAYDATAGTLVLTGTGFLKLNGATNDIVANKFTFTGEGGATYTLTDTANIEITSGTAATLTLSATDKAAVNLMLNKAGTSSTGGTTYNVAAAEDWAAGADAAVNVVDATTGVTVSNLVTPTVTSAAYDYSTNTLVVTGTGFVRSSGAANDVNLTKLTLTGQGGATYTLAASTDVEVDSGTQFTVTLTGADIYNVEALLNANGTSSAGGTTYNIAAAASFLRGDNAATGDATSGVTVSNWAAPVITSTTFDWNTGALVLTGTNFVNVSGATNDVVASKFTFTGEGGTYTLTDSSNVEITSATAATITLSATDLLNVRGLLNKNGTQSSGAVTYNLAAADDWMAGSPSATDIADATTGSTVSNVATPTITSATYDSTSGVLTVTGTNLFKKVGATNDIDVQKLTFTGQGGGTYTIAGGTADVEVTSATSFTMTLTGADKTGVDALLDQIGTTSSGGTTYNLAGADAWVAAQDSGTNIADATNAITVSINPTVTSATYDANAGTLVVTGANIQANGGGMDIDLSKLTLTGEGGSTYTLTTSNVERDSVTQFTVTVNATDKAALNQILNKTGTASTGGTTFNIAAADDWCTNVTAGDTSDATNGVTVSNPDTPTITSATYNAGTGALVVTGTGFLKLSGATNDIDVSKLTITGEGGATYTLTTSSVEITSGTAFTVTLNATDLAGINQILNKADTSATGGTTYNLAGAEDWASGAAAAVNVADLTGNGITVSNPTTPTITSTTYDASTGVLVLTGTGFLKLDGATNDIVANKLAFRGEGNATYALTDTANVEITSGTTATLTLSATDKAAVNLILNKAGTTSTSGTTYVMAAAEDWAAGAEAAVNVLDATTPVTVSNVAAPVITSATYDYTTNTMVVTGTGFVSKSGATNDIDLSKLTLTGQGGATYTLASTTNVEITSDTSFSVTLSGADIHNVEALLNKDGTSSVGGTTYNLAGAEDWAVGADAAVTVADLTGNGITVSNWAIPTITSATYDWSNGQLVLTGTNFVNITGATNDIVANKLTLTGEGGGTYTLTDTANVEITSATTATLTLSATDKLNVHGLLNKNGTTSGGGTTYNVAAADDWMAGSPSASDIADATGNGATVSNVGTPTITSATFNSDTGVLTVTGTNLFKKVGAANDIDLSMLTFTGGNNATFTLTTATDVEITSATSFTATLSGTDLTNVAALMNALGTQSGTGTTYNLAAADNWLTAAEAAVDIADATGNAITVSINPAITSATYNANTGALVVTGTNIQAFGGANNDIDVSKLTLTGEGGATYTLTTTSVERDSATQFTVTLNATDKAAVNQILNKTGTSSTGGTTFNIAAAADWSGAVSGAADATNAVTVSNPDTPTITSATYDAGTGTFVVTGTGLLKKSGAANDVDVSKFTITGEGGETYTLTTSSVEITNGTSFTITLSPTDKAALNLILNKDGTSSTGTGTYNLAAAEDWAAGAEAAVNVADLTGNGITVSNVAAPTVTSATYDYGTGTLTVTGTGLLKRGGAANDIDLTKLTLTGGTGTTHTLTSTDVEVTSGTSFTVTLNNADKTAINLLLNKNGTASNGGTTYNLAAAGSWNRGSAVAAADLTGNGVTVSSVPAPVVAPPAAPPPPPAPPPVVEAPKPAPPKDSGPVAPLVTVVRDNTPAPTTFQAPAAPVVTQTQAPAAPTLAPTGAQTVQTIPATLTAPSAQAFQVAVAVRAAGGGDALVVNAPVRDSVIAEGTRIAVTVPSEAFAHTKADATVTLTATRDTGAALPAWMAFNPQTGTFEGTPPPGFKGEVVVRVVARDQDGREAVQTFKIVVGTAGQGNIAPGQRGGEGQGQGQGEGQGQPQGGEGPGQPQGVPGQTGDSGPMDGVKQANAKPIGRPSLTEQLHALSFKGGVARQIALFEAVKRGGKAA; this is encoded by the coding sequence ATGACGTCCCTGCCGATTGCCTCTGGGCACGCTTCCCGGAAACGCCGTCCGCTGATCATGGCCCTGGAGCCGCGCATCATGTTCGATGGCGCCGCCGTGGCGGATGTAGCGCATGCCACCCAGGACGCAGTGGCGGACATGGTAGTCGCGGCCACCCTTCCCGATACCCCCCCGGCAATCGAGGTGCGGGCCGCCGATCAGGCCCAGAACCAGGGCCGCAAGGAAGTGGCCTTCATCGATTCCGCTGTGGCCGACATCCCGACGCTGGTGGCGTCGTTGCGTGCTGGGGTCGAGGTGGTGACCATCGAGGCCGGCCAGGACGCCCTGGCGGTGATGACCGAATGGGCGGCCAGTCATTCGGGCTATGACGCCATCCATCTGCTGAGCCATGGTGAATCGGCGCATCTTAACCTGAGCGGCAACGATATCGGCGCCGCCGACCTTGCCGACGCTACTACGCGTGCCGAATTGGCCACCCTGGGCCAGGCCTTGAAGCCGGATGGCGACATCTTGCTGTATGGCTGCGATGTCGCCTCGGGCCAGGCCGGCCAGGATTTCACCGTCGCCCTTGCCGACATCACCGGTGCGGACGTGGCCGCCTCGGACGACGTGACCGGTGCGGCTTATTTGGGGGGCGACTGGGAACTGGAGGTCACCAGTGGATCGGTGGAAAGCACCACCGCCCTGACCCAGGCCGGCACGGAATCTTATGGCCATACCCTGGCGACCTTCGATTTCTCGACGATCACCAACAATAGCCCAACCTCCATCGCCCAGACCAATGCTGGCGAATCGCGGACCGCGACGGTGACCAGCACCAGCGCCTTGGGCGTGTCCACATCCGTGGACTTGCCCGGGGCGCCCTTCAAGACAGGTGGCCTGACTGGCACCGTCAGTGAACTGGACAGCAATCCGCTGGTCGTCACCTTCAATGGCGCGGTCAACGTCACGTCGCTTGATGTCATCGTAGCGTTTATCCCTGACGCCCTCGTGGGCGGAACTCCCGCCCCCGTCACCATGCGCGCCACTCCTTCCGGCGGAACCGGAAGCGCTGTCGATTTCGCCTTCGCAGACATACAAACGACCTACACCCTAACCATGTCGACCAATTGGACGGGCATCACCTCAATTTCCATCACCCGTGTGGATAACGGCGACAGTGGGTCGCACAAGGTATGCTCGGGCGTCGACAACATCGTGTTCAGTGCAACCGCATCGGGCCCCGCCATCACCTCGGCCACCTATGACGCCTCGACCAACGTGCTGTCGGTCACCGGCGCCAATCTGACCAATGGCGGCTCCATCGACGAGACCAAGCTGACGCTGACCGGCCAGGGCGGGGCGACCTATACCCTGACCGAGACCGGGGCGATCACCGCTTCCAGCACCACCGGCTTTTCCATCACGCTCAACGCTACCGACCAGTTGAACGTGGAAGGTCTGTTGAACAAGACGGGCACGACGGCGGTGAGCGGCGCCACCTACAATCTGGCGGGGGCGGCGGATTGGCATGGCACCGGCAATGCCGACACCACCGGCAACGCGGTAACGGTCAGCAATGTGCAGACGCCGACCATCACCAGCGCCACCTATGACGCCAGCACTGGGGTGATGACGTTCACCGGTACGAACATGGTTAAAGCGTCAGGTGCCAATAACGACATTACCGTCAGCAAACTGCGCGTTGGGGCTGGCTCGCCGAGCTACACACTGACGTCTTCAGACGTCGAGATCACTTCGGCGACTTCTTTCTCGGTGACTTTGAACGGTACCGACAGGACGGCAGTGGATGCAATTCTCAACAAGAATGGGAATGACGACTCAACTGGTGTCGGCTACATCGGCCAGGGGCAAGATGACTGGAATACGGTAATTACCAATGGCGATATTACTGACTTGATTACTCCAGTAACAGTCTCAAATGTTGCTCCTCGTATCACCTCGGCCACCTATGACGCCTCGACCAACGTGCTGTCGGTCACCGGATCGGGCCTGACCAATGGCGGCTCCATCGACGAAACCAAGCTGACGCTGACCGGCCAGGGTGGGGCCACCTATACCCTGACCGAGACCGGGGCGATCACGGCGTCCAGCACCACCGGCTTTTCCATCACGCTGAACGCCACCGACGCCATGAATGTGGAAGGGCTGCTGAACAAGGCGGGCACGACGGCGGTGGACAGCACCACCTTTAATCTGGCGGGTGCAGCGGATTGGCACGGCACCGGCAATGCCGATCTGACCGGCAACGGGGTGACGGTGTCCAGCGTGCAGACGCCCACCGTCTCCAGCGCCACCTATGATGCCAGCAACGGTTCTCTGGTGCTGACCGGCACCAACATGGTCAAGGCGGACGGCGCCACCAACGACATCACCGCCAACAAGATCACGCTGACCGGCGAAGGTGGGGCGACCTATACCCTGACCGACACCGCCAATGTGGAGATCACCAGTGCCACCAGCGCGACCTTGACCCTGTCGGCCAACGACAAGGCGGCGCTGAACCAGATCTTCAACAAGACCGGCACGGCATCGACCGGCGGCACCACCTATAACGTTGCCGCTGCCGATGACTGGAACACGGTCATCACCAATGGCGACATTTCCGATACCACCGGCAACGCGGTGACGGTCAGCAACCCCGACACGCCTACCATCACCAGCGCTACCTATAATGCCGGGACCGGTGCCCTGGTGGTGACCGGGACTGGCTTTTTGAAGCTGTCGGGGGCCACCAACGATATCGATGTCAGCAAGCTGACGCTCACCGGTGAAGGCGGCGCGACCTATACGCTCACCACCTCCAGCGTCGAGATCACCAGCGGCACAGCCTTCACGGTCACGCTGAACGCCACCGATCTGGCCGGAATCAACCAGATCCTCAACAAGGCCGGCACCTCGTCCACGGGCGCTACCACCTACAACTTGGCGGGGGCGGAGGATTGGGCGGCGGGCGCCGCGGCTGCCGTCACCGTGGCCGATCTGACCGGCAACGGCATCACCGTGTCCAGCCCGACCACGCCCACCATCACCAGCACTGCTTATGACGCCACCGCCGGGACCCTGGTGCTGACCGGCACCGGCTTCCTGAAGCTGAATGGCGCCACCAACGACATCGTCGCCAATAAGTTCACTTTCACCGGTGAAGGCGGTGCCACCTATACCCTGACCGATACGGCGAATATCGAGATCACCAGCGGGACGGCAGCCACCCTGACGCTCTCGGCCACCGACAAGGCCGCCGTGAACCTGATGCTGAACAAGGCGGGCACCAGTTCGACCGGCGGCACCACCTATAACGTGGCGGCGGCGGAAGATTGGGCGGCGGGTGCCGACGCGGCGGTCAACGTGGTGGATGCCACCACGGGCGTGACGGTCAGCAATCTGGTCACCCCAACCGTCACCAGCGCAGCTTACGATTATTCCACCAACACCTTGGTGGTGACCGGCACCGGCTTCGTGCGGTCCTCGGGGGCGGCCAACGACGTCAATCTGACCAAGCTGACGCTGACCGGGCAAGGCGGGGCCACCTATACCCTGGCCGCCAGCACCGACGTCGAGGTCGATTCCGGTACCCAGTTCACCGTGACCCTGACCGGGGCGGATATTTACAATGTGGAAGCGCTGCTAAACGCCAACGGCACGTCGTCGGCGGGCGGCACCACCTATAACATCGCCGCCGCCGCCAGCTTCCTGCGCGGCGACAACGCCGCCACCGGCGACGCCACTTCGGGCGTGACGGTGTCCAACTGGGCCGCCCCGGTCATCACCAGCACCACCTTCGACTGGAACACCGGCGCCCTGGTTCTGACCGGGACCAATTTCGTCAACGTGTCGGGAGCCACCAACGACGTGGTGGCGTCCAAGTTCACCTTCACCGGCGAGGGCGGCACCTACACGCTCACCGATTCCAGCAACGTCGAGATCACCTCGGCCACCGCCGCGACCATTACGCTCTCGGCCACCGATCTGCTGAACGTGCGGGGCCTCTTGAACAAGAACGGCACGCAATCGTCCGGCGCGGTGACCTATAACCTCGCTGCCGCCGATGACTGGATGGCCGGGTCGCCCTCGGCCACCGACATCGCCGATGCCACCACTGGCTCGACCGTGTCCAACGTGGCCACGCCGACCATCACCAGCGCCACTTACGATTCCACCAGCGGCGTGCTGACGGTGACCGGCACCAATCTGTTCAAGAAGGTTGGCGCCACCAACGATATCGACGTCCAGAAGCTGACATTCACCGGCCAGGGCGGCGGCACCTACACCATTGCCGGCGGCACGGCGGATGTGGAGGTCACCAGCGCCACCAGCTTCACCATGACCCTGACCGGGGCCGACAAGACGGGGGTGGACGCGCTGCTCGACCAGATCGGCACCACCTCTTCCGGCGGCACCACCTATAATCTGGCCGGGGCCGATGCCTGGGTTGCGGCGCAGGATTCCGGCACCAACATCGCGGATGCCACCAACGCCATCACGGTGAGCATCAACCCCACCGTCACCAGCGCCACCTATGATGCCAATGCCGGCACCCTGGTGGTGACGGGCGCCAACATCCAGGCCAATGGTGGTGGCATGGACATCGACCTGTCCAAGCTGACCCTGACCGGCGAGGGGGGCAGCACCTATACCCTGACCACCAGCAATGTGGAGCGGGATTCGGTGACCCAGTTCACCGTCACGGTCAACGCCACCGACAAGGCGGCGCTGAACCAGATCCTCAACAAGACCGGCACCGCGTCCACCGGTGGCACCACCTTCAACATCGCCGCCGCCGATGATTGGTGCACCAATGTGACGGCGGGCGACACCAGTGACGCCACCAATGGGGTGACGGTGTCCAATCCCGATACGCCCACCATCACGTCGGCCACCTACAACGCAGGCACCGGCGCCCTGGTGGTGACCGGCACCGGTTTCCTGAAGCTGTCGGGGGCCACCAACGACATCGATGTCAGCAAGCTGACGATCACCGGCGAAGGTGGGGCGACCTATACGCTGACCACCTCCAGCGTGGAAATCACCTCTGGTACCGCCTTCACCGTTACGCTGAATGCCACCGATCTGGCCGGAATCAACCAGATCCTCAACAAGGCGGACACCAGCGCCACCGGCGGCACCACCTATAATCTGGCCGGGGCCGAGGATTGGGCGTCAGGCGCGGCCGCCGCGGTCAATGTGGCCGATCTGACCGGTAACGGCATCACCGTTTCCAACCCCACCACTCCGACCATCACCAGCACCACCTATGATGCCAGCACCGGCGTTTTGGTTCTGACCGGCACCGGCTTCCTGAAGCTGGACGGCGCCACCAACGACATCGTCGCCAACAAGCTTGCATTCAGGGGCGAGGGGAACGCCACCTACGCCCTGACCGACACAGCCAATGTGGAGATCACCAGCGGCACCACCGCCACCCTGACCCTGTCGGCCACCGACAAGGCCGCGGTGAATTTGATACTGAACAAGGCGGGCACCACCTCCACCAGCGGCACCACCTACGTCATGGCGGCGGCCGAGGACTGGGCGGCGGGCGCCGAAGCCGCCGTCAACGTGCTCGATGCCACCACGCCAGTCACGGTGTCCAACGTGGCGGCGCCCGTCATCACCAGCGCTACCTACGACTACACCACCAACACAATGGTGGTGACCGGCACCGGCTTCGTCTCCAAATCGGGGGCGACCAACGACATCGATCTCTCCAAGCTGACACTGACCGGCCAGGGCGGGGCCACCTACACCCTGGCCTCCACCACCAATGTGGAGATCACCAGCGATACCAGCTTTTCCGTCACCTTGAGCGGTGCCGACATCCATAACGTCGAGGCGCTGCTGAACAAGGACGGCACCTCCTCGGTGGGCGGCACCACCTATAATCTGGCCGGGGCCGAGGATTGGGCGGTGGGTGCCGATGCGGCTGTCACCGTGGCCGACCTGACCGGCAACGGCATCACCGTGTCCAACTGGGCCATTCCCACCATCACCAGCGCCACCTATGACTGGTCCAACGGACAATTGGTGCTGACCGGCACCAATTTCGTCAACATCACCGGAGCCACCAACGACATCGTCGCCAACAAGCTGACGCTGACCGGCGAAGGTGGGGGCACCTATACGCTTACCGACACCGCCAATGTGGAAATCACCAGCGCCACCACGGCGACGCTGACGCTGTCGGCCACCGACAAGCTGAATGTCCATGGCCTGCTGAACAAGAACGGCACCACGTCTGGCGGCGGCACCACCTACAACGTGGCGGCGGCTGATGACTGGATGGCGGGCAGCCCTTCGGCCAGTGACATTGCCGATGCCACCGGCAATGGTGCCACGGTCAGCAATGTGGGCACGCCGACCATCACCAGCGCCACCTTCAACAGCGATACCGGCGTGTTGACCGTGACCGGCACCAATCTGTTCAAGAAGGTGGGAGCGGCCAACGACATCGACCTGTCGATGCTGACGTTCACCGGCGGCAACAACGCCACCTTCACCCTGACCACGGCGACGGATGTCGAGATCACCAGCGCCACCAGCTTCACCGCCACCCTGTCGGGCACGGACCTGACCAACGTGGCGGCACTGATGAACGCGCTCGGCACCCAATCGGGCACCGGTACTACCTACAACCTGGCCGCTGCCGACAATTGGCTGACAGCGGCTGAAGCCGCTGTCGATATAGCCGATGCCACCGGCAACGCCATCACCGTTTCCATCAATCCGGCCATTACGTCCGCCACCTATAACGCCAATACCGGCGCCCTGGTGGTCACCGGTACCAACATCCAGGCGTTCGGCGGGGCCAACAACGACATCGACGTGTCCAAGCTGACCCTGACCGGCGAGGGCGGCGCCACCTATACGCTCACCACCACCAGCGTCGAGCGGGATTCGGCCACCCAGTTCACGGTGACCTTGAACGCCACCGACAAGGCGGCGGTGAACCAGATCCTGAACAAGACCGGCACGTCTTCCACCGGTGGCACCACCTTCAACATCGCCGCCGCCGCCGATTGGTCGGGCGCGGTGTCGGGGGCGGCGGATGCCACCAACGCGGTGACGGTGTCGAACCCGGACACACCGACCATCACCAGCGCCACTTATGACGCTGGCACCGGCACCTTCGTGGTCACCGGCACCGGCCTGTTGAAGAAGTCGGGGGCGGCCAACGATGTGGACGTATCCAAGTTCACCATCACTGGCGAGGGCGGCGAGACCTATACGCTGACCACGTCCAGCGTCGAGATCACCAACGGCACCAGCTTCACCATCACCTTGTCGCCCACAGACAAGGCGGCGTTGAACCTGATCCTCAACAAGGACGGCACCTCGTCCACCGGCACCGGCACCTACAACCTGGCGGCAGCCGAGGATTGGGCGGCGGGGGCCGAGGCGGCGGTCAACGTCGCTGATTTGACCGGCAACGGCATCACCGTGTCGAATGTGGCCGCCCCCACGGTAACCAGCGCCACCTACGATTACGGCACCGGCACCCTGACCGTCACCGGCACCGGTCTGCTGAAGCGCGGCGGCGCCGCCAACGACATCGACCTGACCAAGCTGACCCTGACCGGCGGCACCGGCACTACCCATACGCTGACCAGCACGGATGTGGAGGTGACCTCTGGCACCAGCTTCACGGTGACGCTGAACAACGCCGACAAGACGGCCATAAACCTGCTTTTGAACAAGAACGGCACGGCATCGAACGGCGGCACCACCTATAACCTGGCTGCGGCTGGCAGCTGGAACCGCGGCTCTGCCGTCGCCGCCGCCGACCTGACCGGCAACGGCGTGACGGTGTCGAGCGTGCCCGCGCCCGTGGTGGCTCCGCCTGCCGCCCCACCGCCGCCGCCCGCGCCGCCGCCGGTGGTCGAGGCCCCCAAGCCCGCACCGCCCAAGGATAGCGGCCCGGTGGCGCCACTGGTGACGGTGGTGCGCGACAACACGCCCGCGCCGACGACCTTCCAGGCCCCAGCGGCTCCGGTTGTGACCCAGACCCAAGCCCCCGCCGCGCCGACCTTGGCGCCCACCGGTGCTCAGACGGTGCAGACCATTCCGGCGACCCTGACCGCGCCGTCGGCGCAAGCCTTCCAGGTGGCGGTGGCCGTCAGGGCGGCGGGTGGCGGCGACGCCCTGGTGGTCAATGCACCGGTGAGGGATTCGGTGATCGCCGAAGGCACCCGCATCGCCGTGACGGTGCCTTCGGAAGCCTTCGCCCACACCAAGGCCGATGCCACGGTGACCCTGACCGCCACCCGCGACACGGGCGCGGCGCTGCCCGCCTGGATGGCTTTCAACCCGCAGACCGGCACCTTCGAGGGGACGCCGCCGCCCGGGTTCAAGGGTGAGGTGGTGGTGCGCGTCGTCGCCCGCGACCAGGATGGCCGCGAGGCGGTGCAGACCTTCAAGATCGTGGTCGGTACCGCCGGCCAGGGCAACATCGCTCCCGGCCAGCGCGGTGGTGAAGGGCAAGGCCAGGGACAAGGTGAAGGCCAAGGACAGCCGCAAGGCGGCGAAGGCCCGGGCCAGCCACAGGGTGTCCCCGGCCAGACCGGCGATTCCGGCCCCATGGACGGTGTCAAACAGGCAAACGCCAAGCCGATTGGCCGTCCCAGCCTGACAGAGCAATTGCATGCATTGAGTTTCAAGGGCGGTGTCGCCCGTCAGATCGCGTTGTTTGAAGCCGTTAAGCGTGGCGGTAAGGCCGCGTAA
- a CDS encoding LuxR family transcriptional regulator produces MSNDMYFEVDGVLTRLAASSDVAELEKHAHEAVVEYGFDGFTYHRYSPASERLLYAGDWNMAWVQRYEERGYVDIDPVAKRVINSVLPFCWNEILLGLPVNAPERAIFTEAKEFGLAMGADIPLHEPGFGAGSFSVFSSDETGFARAWNRYRHLLHVIAVHFHECHKVLHPDPAPKPSLTKRERECLAWLARGKTAWEIGEILGVTENTTRMYLNSAMKKLGANSRLQAVVKAMLTRQILP; encoded by the coding sequence ATGTCCAATGACATGTATTTTGAAGTTGACGGCGTCTTGACTCGACTCGCCGCAAGTTCCGATGTGGCGGAACTTGAGAAACACGCTCACGAAGCCGTGGTTGAATATGGTTTCGACGGCTTCACATACCATCGATATTCACCCGCCAGCGAACGGTTGCTGTATGCGGGCGATTGGAACATGGCGTGGGTGCAGCGTTACGAGGAACGGGGCTATGTGGACATCGACCCGGTCGCCAAAAGGGTCATCAATTCCGTACTTCCCTTCTGCTGGAATGAAATATTGCTGGGTCTGCCCGTCAACGCTCCGGAACGGGCCATCTTTACCGAGGCCAAGGAATTCGGATTGGCCATGGGGGCGGACATTCCGCTGCACGAACCCGGATTCGGGGCCGGATCATTTTCGGTTTTCAGCAGCGATGAGACTGGATTCGCCAGGGCCTGGAATCGCTATCGACACCTATTGCACGTTATTGCCGTGCATTTTCATGAGTGCCACAAGGTCCTTCATCCTGATCCAGCCCCTAAGCCAAGTTTGACCAAGCGGGAAAGAGAGTGTCTGGCGTGGCTGGCTCGCGGGAAGACTGCCTGGGAAATCGGGGAAATTCTGGGTGTCACGGAGAACACCACCAGGATGTATCTGAATTCCGCCATGAAGAAACTGGGAGCGAATTCACGCCTGCAGGCGGTGGTCAAGGCCATGCTGACCCGCCAAATCCTTCCCTGA
- a CDS encoding helix-turn-helix transcriptional regulator has product MVGELDTMPDLAVPALLLERLQGTVRGLGFSDFCLRIRAQNGHWHSLGTWTAAVSRHLFQESEVAPRSIAPALIQASPLPAWWGSAAATLPRPDLDAMDLIRIQGWSDVMGMVFLDAGGPIMGLHLSCPEIRDHSSNDIVALRQGAEAILLHCLEAGLIGRPTERIAPMSNREHQVLTLLVRGYSNTDIAKTLDTTVNTTEFHLKNIYAKLGVFNRVGAALKATRLGLIIQE; this is encoded by the coding sequence ATGGTGGGCGAGTTGGATACGATGCCGGACCTGGCTGTCCCGGCGCTTCTGCTGGAGCGCCTTCAGGGAACTGTCCGCGGTCTGGGATTTTCCGACTTCTGCTTGCGCATCCGCGCCCAGAACGGCCACTGGCACAGCCTGGGAACCTGGACAGCGGCTGTTTCCCGCCACCTGTTCCAGGAAAGCGAAGTGGCCCCGAGGTCGATCGCTCCGGCACTGATTCAAGCCTCACCCTTGCCGGCATGGTGGGGGAGTGCAGCCGCGACCTTGCCGCGACCCGATCTTGACGCCATGGATCTGATCCGGATCCAAGGGTGGAGCGATGTCATGGGTATGGTCTTTTTGGATGCGGGCGGGCCGATCATGGGCCTGCATCTCAGTTGCCCCGAGATACGTGACCATTCAAGCAACGACATCGTCGCCTTGCGCCAAGGCGCCGAGGCGATCTTGCTGCATTGCCTTGAAGCGGGCCTGATCGGACGTCCGACCGAGCGGATAGCCCCCATGTCCAACCGCGAGCATCAGGTTCTGACACTGTTGGTGCGCGGATACAGCAATACCGATATCGCCAAAACTCTGGACACCACGGTCAACACCACGGAATTCCACCTGAAGAACATCTACGCCAAGCTTGGCGTCTTCAATCGTGTCGGCGCCGCACTCAAAGCCACTAGGCTGGGGTTGATCATCCAGGAGTAG
- a CDS encoding response regulator gives MQSQNHASPIDPCAQFILVVDDSALIRKMMKSFIQAKGFVVLTASNGLEAVELAPMFPFAAIITDIDMPGMDGLEALRRIRAMGGNCSEIPAAVVSGHCPGPDRKTCGDLGIHLFSLKGEGLGPLAGFLGRLPTPSSRELAPCE, from the coding sequence ATGCAATCCCAGAACCACGCCTCTCCCATTGATCCTTGCGCCCAATTCATCCTGGTCGTCGATGATTCCGCGCTCATCAGAAAGATGATGAAGAGCTTCATCCAGGCAAAAGGATTTGTCGTGCTGACCGCCAGCAATGGGCTGGAGGCAGTGGAACTGGCGCCCATGTTTCCCTTTGCGGCCATCATTACCGACATCGACATGCCTGGCATGGATGGGTTGGAAGCCTTGCGTCGGATCAGGGCAATGGGGGGCAATTGCTCAGAGATCCCGGCTGCGGTGGTTTCCGGTCATTGTCCTGGCCCAGATCGGAAAACGTGCGGCGACCTTGGCATCCACCTCTTTTCCCTGAAGGGAGAGGGGCTGGGACCGTTGGCTGGCTTTCTTGGGCGCCTCCCCACCCCAAGTTCCCGGGAGTTGGCTCCATGCGAGTGA
- a CDS encoding response regulator has translation MRVICAADAHVPHDVLALLSLLGIPVERSYFAATSDGLGDIGRGDIMLLDLRRHPRQAIDTIKSIRRRQGFGPGIIVMTRRGDVVITLEALEAGADSLTHCPGTDATLVAASIIGLGRLMGVLPQGVRVHRGVCQTGSGCGAIP, from the coding sequence ATGCGAGTGATCTGCGCCGCTGATGCCCATGTCCCGCATGATGTTCTGGCGTTGCTGTCCCTGCTTGGCATTCCGGTCGAGAGATCATATTTCGCCGCAACCTCGGACGGGCTTGGCGATATCGGGCGCGGCGACATCATGCTTCTTGACCTGCGCCGTCACCCCCGTCAGGCCATCGACACGATCAAATCCATCCGGCGGCGACAGGGCTTTGGCCCTGGCATCATCGTCATGACTAGGCGCGGCGATGTGGTCATCACCCTTGAGGCCCTGGAAGCCGGGGCCGATTCCCTGACCCATTGCCCTGGAACCGACGCGACCCTGGTCGCCGCCTCGATCATCGGCCTGGGCCGCCTGATGGGCGTGCTGCCCCAAGGTGTGCGCGTTCATCGAGGCGTCTGCCAGACGGGTTCGGGCTGCGGCGCAATTCCATGA